The Leucobacter rhizosphaerae genome includes a region encoding these proteins:
- a CDS encoding DUF885 domain-containing protein: MTAPRPQTPIDALAERWVDTLVAHEPTIGTYIGRTAENGRLPDYSPEGAQALAGVERATLDALQAAPVQDAVDAVTRADLTAGLRLSLEQHAAGEPLRALNVIESPPQQIRDIFDLMPTDGTEDWEVVASRLRAVPEALAGYRASLALGAERGLAPAIRQVREVAAQSRRTAGAAGATADTGVAGVAGEPGFFDGFVAGAGAVPPALARDLGAAAQAASAAYAELADFLETTIAPVAPEADAFGRDRYALASEGFLGTRVDLDETYEWGLEELRRMVAEQERVAAEIVPGGRPGPGIVAEAIAVLEADPSRKLHGTEALRRWMQETSDRAVAELGAAADAQFDIPEEIRTLECMIAPTQEGGIYYTGPSDDFSRPGRMWWSVPPGVTEFDTWRELTTVYHEGVPGHHLQIGQAVVNRGQLNEWRRQLAGTSGHAEGWALYAERLMEQLGYLDDPADRLGMLDGQRMRAARVVLDIGVHLGKPRPGGGGVWDGEFALDFMRQNVNMNDGFVRFEVNRYLGWAGQAPSYKVGQRVWEGLRAEAERSAAAAGTDFDVRAFHRDALALGGVRLDTLERALRGEFEGR; encoded by the coding sequence ATGACCGCACCACGCCCGCAGACCCCCATCGATGCCCTCGCCGAGCGGTGGGTCGACACCCTCGTCGCCCACGAGCCCACGATCGGCACGTACATCGGACGGACCGCCGAGAACGGGCGCCTCCCCGACTACTCGCCCGAGGGCGCGCAGGCACTGGCCGGCGTCGAGCGCGCGACGCTCGACGCCCTGCAGGCCGCGCCGGTGCAGGATGCCGTCGACGCCGTCACGCGCGCCGACCTCACCGCGGGGCTCCGGCTCTCGCTCGAGCAGCACGCGGCGGGTGAGCCGCTCCGGGCGTTGAACGTCATCGAGTCGCCGCCGCAGCAGATCCGAGACATCTTCGACCTCATGCCGACCGACGGCACCGAGGACTGGGAGGTCGTCGCATCACGGCTCCGCGCCGTCCCCGAGGCCCTCGCGGGCTACCGCGCGTCGCTCGCCCTCGGTGCCGAGCGCGGTCTCGCGCCCGCGATCCGCCAGGTGCGGGAGGTCGCGGCCCAGTCGCGACGAACGGCGGGGGCGGCCGGAGCCACGGCGGACACCGGGGTCGCGGGGGTCGCGGGCGAGCCGGGCTTCTTCGACGGGTTCGTTGCCGGGGCGGGTGCGGTGCCGCCGGCGCTCGCGCGGGATCTCGGCGCGGCCGCGCAGGCGGCGTCGGCCGCGTACGCCGAGCTCGCCGACTTCCTGGAGACGACGATCGCGCCCGTCGCGCCCGAAGCCGACGCATTCGGTCGGGACCGGTACGCGCTGGCCTCCGAGGGGTTTCTCGGCACGCGCGTCGATCTCGATGAGACGTACGAGTGGGGTCTGGAGGAGCTGCGTCGCATGGTCGCCGAGCAGGAACGCGTGGCCGCCGAGATCGTGCCGGGTGGGCGACCGGGGCCCGGGATCGTGGCCGAGGCCATCGCCGTGCTCGAGGCCGACCCGTCCCGGAAGCTGCACGGCACCGAGGCACTCCGCCGATGGATGCAGGAGACGAGCGACCGGGCGGTGGCCGAGCTCGGCGCGGCGGCGGACGCGCAGTTCGACATTCCCGAGGAGATCCGCACGCTGGAGTGCATGATCGCGCCGACGCAGGAGGGCGGGATCTACTACACGGGTCCGAGCGACGACTTCTCCCGCCCGGGGCGCATGTGGTGGTCGGTCCCGCCGGGCGTCACCGAGTTCGACACCTGGCGCGAGCTCACCACGGTGTACCACGAGGGGGTGCCCGGGCATCACCTGCAGATCGGCCAGGCCGTGGTGAACCGCGGCCAGCTGAACGAGTGGCGTCGGCAGTTGGCCGGCACGTCCGGGCACGCCGAGGGGTGGGCGCTCTACGCGGAGCGGCTCATGGAGCAGCTCGGGTACCTGGACGATCCGGCGGATCGACTCGGCATGCTCGACGGTCAGCGCATGCGGGCGGCGCGGGTCGTGCTCGACATCGGCGTGCACCTCGGCAAGCCGCGGCCGGGTGGGGGCGGGGTCTGGGACGGCGAGTTCGCCCTGGACTTCATGCGGCAGAACGTGAACATGAACGACGGCTTCGTCCGCTTCGAGGTGAACCGCTACCTCGGCTGGGCGGGGCAGGCACCGTCGTACAAGGTCGGCCAGCGGGTGTGGGAGGGGCTGCGCGCGGAGGCCGAGCGGAGCGCGGCGGCGGCGGGCACCGACTTCGACGTGCGGGCGTTCCACCGGGATGCCCTCGCACTCGGCGGGGTCCGGCTCGACACGCTCGAGCGGGCGCTCCGCGGCGAGTTCGAGGGGCGCTGA
- a CDS encoding YchJ family protein encodes MAFETPGALDPCPCGRGVAFGACCDPLHRGEPAPTAERLMRSRYAAFVVGDAPYLLRSWDPATRPATMELDPTLTWKRLIVERAVAGGPFDERGEVTFTAVARSAEGRLEQRERSRFARSAGSWVYVDGDPL; translated from the coding sequence GTGGCGTTCGAGACGCCCGGGGCGCTGGATCCGTGCCCGTGCGGCCGGGGAGTCGCGTTCGGCGCGTGCTGCGACCCGCTGCACCGCGGGGAGCCCGCGCCCACCGCGGAACGCCTGATGCGGTCGCGCTACGCGGCATTCGTCGTGGGGGACGCGCCCTATCTGCTCCGCAGCTGGGACCCGGCGACGCGGCCCGCGACGATGGAACTCGATCCGACGCTCACGTGGAAGCGCCTCATCGTCGAGCGCGCGGTGGCGGGCGGTCCCTTCGACGAGCGCGGTGAGGTGACGTTCACCGCCGTCGCGCGGAGTGCGGAGGGGCGGCTCGAGCAGCGCGAGCGCAGCCGCTTCGCGCGGTCCGCGGGCAGCTGGGTGTACGTGGACGGCGACCCGCTGTAG
- a CDS encoding phytoene desaturase family protein: MVIEAPAPASAPDPEPTSAPTHDVVIVGGGHNALVAAAYLARAGKSVAVYERLDHVGGAAVSEEPWPGVAARLSRYSYLVSLLPRQIIRDLGLRIDLNRRRYSSYTPDPADPTRGVLVDNGDAEATAASFARVTGDPEEAGRFQAFTARIAPVAERLFPTVTEPLRRRSEVRALIDDDALWQDLFERPLGQVIRASLESDLARGIALTDGLIGTFATADEASLRQNRCFLYHIIGGGTGDWDVPVGGMGRVSGELERAAREAGAELHTGADVTAIGADGTVHATRNGTPETARGRLVLSGVGPAVFERLLAAGGAPAAPVTPERPEGAQVKINMLLSRLPKLRDQDVDPQAAFAGTFHINETLTQLEAAHASAAGGAIPEPLPAEIYCHSLTDPSILSPELQAQGVQTLTLFGLHVPDRLVTPETNDRVRAELLAAAQRSLDSVLAEPIADCLYLAPDGTPCIEARTTLDLEESLGMVGGDIFHGALSWPWAEDDDDLATPAGRWGVATRLPNMLVCGSGARRGGAVSGLGGHNAAQAALEILG; this comes from the coding sequence ATGGTCATCGAAGCCCCTGCACCCGCCTCTGCGCCCGATCCCGAACCGACGTCGGCACCCACGCACGACGTCGTCATCGTCGGTGGCGGGCACAACGCCCTCGTCGCCGCCGCCTATCTCGCCCGCGCTGGCAAGTCGGTCGCCGTCTACGAGCGGCTCGACCACGTCGGCGGCGCCGCCGTGTCGGAGGAGCCGTGGCCGGGGGTCGCCGCGCGCCTCTCGCGATACTCCTATCTCGTGAGCCTGCTGCCACGGCAGATCATTCGGGACCTCGGGCTCCGGATCGACCTCAACCGCCGCCGCTACTCGTCGTACACGCCGGACCCCGCGGATCCGACCCGGGGCGTGCTCGTGGACAACGGCGACGCCGAGGCGACGGCCGCCTCATTCGCTCGGGTGACCGGAGATCCGGAGGAGGCCGGCAGGTTCCAGGCGTTCACTGCACGCATCGCCCCGGTCGCGGAGCGTCTGTTCCCGACGGTCACGGAGCCGCTTCGGCGCCGCTCCGAGGTGCGCGCGCTCATCGACGACGACGCACTGTGGCAGGACCTCTTCGAGCGCCCGCTGGGGCAGGTCATCCGCGCGTCGCTCGAGAGCGACCTCGCGCGCGGCATCGCGCTCACCGATGGCCTGATCGGCACGTTCGCGACGGCCGATGAGGCGTCGCTGCGCCAGAACCGGTGCTTCCTCTACCACATCATCGGCGGCGGCACGGGGGACTGGGACGTGCCGGTGGGCGGCATGGGCCGAGTGAGCGGCGAACTGGAGCGCGCGGCTCGGGAGGCCGGCGCGGAGCTGCACACGGGTGCGGATGTCACGGCGATCGGCGCCGACGGGACCGTGCACGCCACGCGGAACGGGACGCCCGAGACCGCACGGGGTCGACTCGTGCTGAGCGGGGTGGGCCCGGCCGTCTTCGAGCGTCTCCTCGCCGCGGGCGGGGCGCCCGCGGCGCCGGTGACGCCCGAGCGGCCGGAGGGCGCGCAGGTGAAGATCAACATGCTCCTCTCGCGGCTGCCGAAGTTGCGTGATCAAGACGTCGATCCCCAGGCGGCCTTCGCGGGCACCTTCCACATCAACGAAACCCTCACGCAGCTCGAGGCGGCGCACGCCAGTGCCGCCGGGGGTGCGATTCCGGAGCCGCTGCCCGCGGAGATCTACTGCCACTCGCTCACCGACCCGTCGATCCTGTCGCCCGAGCTGCAGGCGCAGGGGGTGCAGACCCTGACGCTCTTCGGACTGCACGTTCCCGACCGCCTCGTCACGCCCGAGACGAACGACCGGGTGCGCGCCGAGCTGCTGGCGGCCGCGCAGCGGTCGCTCGACTCCGTGCTCGCCGAACCGATAGCGGACTGCCTGTACCTCGCCCCCGACGGCACCCCGTGCATCGAGGCGCGGACCACACTCGACCTCGAGGAGTCGCTCGGCATGGTCGGCGGCGACATCTTCCACGGTGCGCTGTCGTGGCCATGGGCGGAGGACGACGACGATCTGGCGACCCCGGCGGGTCGCTGGGGCGTCGCCACCCGGCTGCCGAACATGCTCGTCTGCGGCTCGGGCGCGCGGCGCGGTGGCGCCGTGAGCGGGCTCGGTGGTCACAACGCGGCGCAGGCCGCCCTGGAGATCCTGGGGTAG
- a CDS encoding aminopeptidase P family protein: MSEDDVQIDHSNRSTTPKSDRFLEYISTGWAERADTVPAELPVVPFARARRAALSAQFPGARLVLAAGAMKQRSNDTFYQYRPHSAFAHLTGWGAESEPGAILVLDPLTDGAESGHTATLYFRERAGRDSEEFFANPEIGEFWIGARPSLAQVAGALGIPTAPLESFVASDDDLGLEHPELARATSELRLVKDAFELAEMQAAVDATGRGFDDVLAALPQASERPRGERVVEGVFNQRARLEGNTVGYETIAAAGSHACTLHWIRNDGHVRDGELLLLDAGVELDSLYTADITRTVPISGTFTEVQRRVYEAVLEAADAARAIVRPGIRFGDVHDAAMAVIERRTREWGLLPSAEGDPTAYYRRYMVHGTSHHLGLDVHDCAQARRDLYLDGILEAGMVFTIEPGLYFQPDDLTVPEEYRGIGVRIEDDIVVTETGCTNLSAEIPRTADDVEQWVRAARSGA; the protein is encoded by the coding sequence ATGAGCGAAGACGACGTGCAGATCGACCACTCGAACCGCAGCACCACCCCGAAATCCGACCGATTCCTCGAATACATCTCGACCGGCTGGGCCGAGCGCGCCGACACGGTGCCCGCCGAGCTTCCGGTGGTCCCGTTCGCCCGCGCCCGGCGTGCGGCGCTGTCCGCGCAGTTCCCCGGAGCCCGACTCGTGCTCGCGGCCGGCGCCATGAAGCAGCGGTCGAACGACACCTTCTACCAGTACCGCCCGCACAGCGCCTTCGCCCACCTCACCGGGTGGGGCGCCGAGAGCGAGCCGGGTGCGATCCTCGTGCTCGACCCGCTCACCGACGGAGCCGAGTCCGGCCACACCGCGACGCTCTACTTCCGCGAGCGCGCCGGCCGCGACAGCGAGGAGTTCTTCGCGAACCCCGAGATCGGCGAGTTCTGGATCGGCGCGCGCCCCTCGCTCGCGCAGGTCGCCGGGGCGCTCGGGATCCCGACCGCTCCCCTCGAGTCCTTCGTTGCGAGCGACGACGATCTGGGCCTGGAGCACCCGGAGCTCGCCCGCGCGACCTCCGAGCTCCGCCTCGTGAAGGACGCGTTCGAGCTCGCCGAGATGCAGGCGGCGGTCGACGCGACCGGCCGGGGCTTCGACGATGTGCTCGCCGCGCTGCCGCAGGCGAGCGAGCGGCCCCGCGGCGAGCGCGTCGTGGAGGGCGTCTTCAACCAGCGCGCCCGCCTCGAGGGCAACACGGTCGGGTACGAGACCATCGCGGCCGCGGGATCGCACGCCTGCACCCTGCACTGGATCCGGAACGACGGCCACGTTCGAGACGGCGAACTCCTGCTCCTCGACGCGGGTGTCGAGCTCGACAGCCTGTACACCGCCGACATCACCCGCACCGTGCCGATCTCCGGCACGTTCACCGAGGTCCAGCGGCGCGTCTACGAGGCCGTGCTCGAAGCCGCGGACGCGGCCCGGGCGATCGTGCGCCCCGGGATCCGCTTCGGCGACGTGCACGACGCGGCGATGGCCGTGATCGAGCGCCGCACCCGCGAGTGGGGCCTGCTGCCGAGCGCGGAGGGCGATCCCACTGCCTACTACCGGCGCTACATGGTGCACGGCACGAGCCACCACCTCGGCCTCGACGTGCACGACTGCGCCCAGGCGCGCCGCGACCTCTACCTCGACGGGATCCTGGAGGCGGGCATGGTCTTCACGATCGAGCCCGGGCTGTACTTCCAGCCCGACGACCTCACCGTGCCCGAGGAGTACCGCGGCATCGGGGTCCGCATCGAAGACGACATCGTCGTCACCGAGACGGGGTGCACGAACCTCTCCGCGGAGATCCCGCGCACGGCCGACGACGTCGAGCAGTGGGTGCGGGCGGCGCGATCCGGCGCCTGA
- a CDS encoding PHP domain-containing protein, translating to MHDTEAPGRFDLHTHSVFSDGTTTPDDIARETADAGLVGFALTDHDTTAGWDDARDAAAAHGVDFLPGIELTTHSGRRSAHLLAYGPDPADLALGAELALLRDSRVHRARAMADRLSADFTIDWDAVFAIAGRSVGRPHLADALVAGGYAVDRSAAFASILSPSGPYYLPIYALDTVEAIRLVRAAGGLPVLAHPAAERQRSAFGEAEIADLAGAGLWGIELDHPENLPEWLPALRASAARHGLVVTGASDYHGAGKPNRLGERSSDASIVARIRAEVATPR from the coding sequence ATGCACGACACCGAAGCCCCGGGGCGATTCGACCTCCACACGCACTCGGTGTTCTCCGACGGCACCACGACCCCGGATGACATCGCTCGGGAGACCGCCGACGCGGGTCTTGTGGGGTTCGCGCTCACGGACCACGACACTACGGCGGGCTGGGACGACGCGCGCGACGCGGCGGCCGCCCACGGGGTCGACTTCCTGCCCGGCATCGAGCTCACGACGCACTCGGGTCGCCGCTCCGCGCACCTGCTCGCCTACGGGCCCGATCCCGCCGATCTCGCACTCGGGGCGGAACTCGCGCTGCTGCGGGACTCTCGGGTGCATCGGGCGCGCGCGATGGCGGACCGCCTCTCCGCGGACTTCACCATCGACTGGGACGCCGTCTTCGCGATCGCGGGCCGCAGCGTCGGCCGGCCGCACCTCGCGGACGCGCTCGTCGCGGGCGGGTACGCGGTGGACCGCAGCGCAGCGTTCGCGTCGATCCTCAGCCCGAGCGGGCCGTACTACCTGCCCATCTACGCACTCGACACGGTCGAGGCGATCCGGTTGGTGCGCGCGGCCGGAGGACTCCCCGTGCTGGCGCACCCCGCCGCCGAGCGGCAGCGCTCGGCGTTCGGTGAGGCGGAGATCGCCGATCTCGCAGGCGCCGGCCTGTGGGGGATCGAGCTCGATCACCCCGAGAACCTGCCGGAGTGGCTGCCCGCGCTGCGCGCGAGCGCCGCGCGGCACGGTCTCGTCGTCACCGGGGCGAGCGACTACCACGGCGCGGGCAAGCCGAATCGGCTGGGGGAGCGCTCCTCCGATGCGTCGATCGTGGCGCGGATCCGGGCCGAGGTCGCGACGCCGCGGTAG
- a CDS encoding DEAD/DEAH box helicase, producing the protein MTTFRELGVDQDIVDVLAESGIIEAFPIQEQTIPLAISGQDIIGQAKTGTGKTFGFGLPLLQRIGDTPEDGVQALIVVPTRELCVQVYEDLELAAKNRAATVVPIYGGKAYEGQIEQLKAGAQIIVGTPGRLLDLANQRILNLKNVREMVLDEADKMLDLGFLADIEKLFSMTPATRHTMLFSATMPGSIVTLARRFMTNPIHIRATDPDEGQAQANIEHIIYRAHSLDKDEVIGRILQAEGRGKTVIFMRTKRAAAKLQEELSDRGFPAAAVHGDLNQDQRERAMAAFKSGKKDILVATEVAARGIDVDDVTHVINHTVPDDEKTYLHRVGRTGRAGRTGIAVTFVDWDDMHKWALINNALEFGMPEPVETYSSSPHLFADLKIPEGTKGRLKATPVKDRPARGEGERRDGGRGEGGRGEKREGGRTRRRTRSADPLGRGRHETHGHEQHGHDLEGGSEPGASLDPAPEGEAAPRRRRRRRRGGSGGQRATDAGTASGEASTDGGSAESAAAPAAE; encoded by the coding sequence GTGACGACTTTCCGTGAACTCGGGGTGGACCAGGATATCGTGGATGTGCTCGCAGAGAGCGGCATCATCGAGGCCTTCCCCATCCAGGAGCAGACGATCCCCCTCGCGATCTCGGGGCAGGACATCATCGGCCAGGCCAAGACCGGCACCGGCAAGACCTTCGGGTTCGGCCTGCCGCTGCTGCAGCGCATCGGCGACACCCCTGAGGACGGGGTGCAGGCGCTCATCGTCGTGCCGACCCGCGAGCTCTGCGTGCAGGTCTACGAGGATCTCGAACTGGCCGCGAAGAATCGTGCCGCGACCGTGGTGCCGATCTACGGCGGCAAGGCGTACGAGGGCCAGATCGAGCAGCTGAAGGCGGGCGCGCAGATCATCGTCGGCACCCCGGGGCGCCTGCTCGACCTCGCGAACCAGCGGATCCTGAACCTGAAGAACGTGCGGGAGATGGTGCTCGACGAGGCCGACAAGATGCTCGACCTCGGCTTCCTCGCCGACATCGAGAAGCTGTTCTCGATGACGCCGGCGACCCGCCACACGATGCTGTTCTCGGCGACGATGCCGGGCTCGATCGTGACGCTCGCGCGTCGCTTCATGACGAACCCGATCCACATCCGCGCGACGGACCCCGACGAGGGCCAGGCCCAGGCCAACATCGAGCACATCATCTACCGCGCGCACTCGCTCGACAAGGACGAGGTCATCGGCCGCATCCTCCAGGCCGAGGGCCGCGGCAAGACCGTCATCTTCATGCGCACGAAGCGTGCAGCCGCGAAGCTCCAGGAGGAGCTGTCGGACCGCGGGTTCCCGGCGGCGGCGGTGCACGGCGATCTGAACCAGGATCAGCGCGAGCGCGCGATGGCCGCGTTCAAGTCGGGCAAAAAGGACATTCTCGTCGCCACGGAGGTCGCCGCGCGCGGCATCGACGTCGACGACGTCACGCACGTCATCAACCACACCGTGCCCGACGACGAGAAGACCTACCTGCACCGCGTGGGCCGCACCGGCCGCGCCGGCCGCACGGGCATCGCCGTCACGTTCGTCGATTGGGACGACATGCACAAGTGGGCGCTCATCAACAACGCGCTCGAGTTCGGAATGCCCGAGCCCGTCGAGACCTACTCCTCGTCCCCGCACCTCTTTGCCGATCTCAAGATCCCGGAGGGCACGAAGGGGCGCCTGAAGGCGACGCCCGTGAAGGATCGGCCCGCCCGCGGCGAGGGCGAACGGCGCGACGGCGGGCGCGGCGAGGGCGGGCGCGGTGAGAAGCGCGAGGGCGGCCGCACGCGGCGGCGCACGCGCAGTGCCGACCCCCTCGGTCGCGGACGTCACGAGACGCACGGGCACGAGCAGCACGGGCACGATCTCGAGGGGGGCAGCGAGCCGGGCGCGTCGCTCGATCCCGCACCCGAGGGTGAGGCCGCACCGCGGCGCCGTCGCCGTCGTCGCCGCGGCGGCTCGGGTGGCCAGCGCGCCACCGACGCCGGCACCGCGTCGGGTGAGGCCTCGACGGACGGCGGCTCGGCCGAGTCCGCCGCCGCTCCCGCAGCGGAGTAG
- a CDS encoding ferritin-like fold-containing protein, which yields MFEWIKGLRKAAAPVRKVRSRDDSADAERVELAEFAPGILPFIGLTAYLQLELYEAATRAVSGAATLQAKDVLARVAGQTLSKHQRLTAELRKRGHEPHTVMAPFARVIDEYVERIDTADWHQHVLSLYLVGGLFDDFFATLAGGLRDGYRTEAIAILRDDTGRDELKALLEEALAADETLSSWLALWGRRLVGDTLLVSREVLLLSDHRPFVASEVEPVFTELIADHIRRMDGLGLTA from the coding sequence GTGTTCGAGTGGATCAAGGGCCTGCGCAAGGCTGCGGCGCCGGTGCGCAAGGTGCGTTCGCGCGACGACAGCGCCGACGCCGAGCGGGTGGAACTCGCCGAGTTCGCGCCCGGGATCCTCCCGTTCATCGGCCTGACGGCCTATCTCCAGCTCGAACTCTACGAGGCCGCGACCCGTGCCGTTTCGGGCGCCGCGACGCTGCAGGCGAAGGACGTGCTCGCCCGGGTCGCGGGGCAGACGCTCTCGAAGCACCAGCGCCTGACCGCCGAGCTGCGCAAGCGCGGCCACGAACCGCACACCGTGATGGCCCCGTTCGCCCGGGTCATCGACGAGTACGTCGAGCGGATCGACACGGCAGACTGGCACCAGCACGTGCTCTCCCTCTACCTCGTCGGCGGACTCTTCGACGACTTCTTCGCCACCCTCGCAGGCGGTCTCCGCGACGGCTACCGCACCGAGGCGATCGCGATCCTGCGCGACGATACGGGGCGGGACGAGCTCAAGGCCCTCCTCGAGGAGGCGCTCGCGGCCGATGAGACGCTGTCGAGCTGGCTCGCGCTCTGGGGGCGCCGGCTCGTGGGCGACACCCTGCTCGTGTCCCGCGAGGTGCTCCTCCTCAGCGATCACCGCCCGTTCGTCGCGAGCGAGGTGGAGCCGGTGTTCACCGAGCTCATCGCCGATCACATCCGACGCATGGACGGGCTCGGGCTGACGGCCTAG
- a CDS encoding methyltransferase domain-containing protein, translating to MSLPHSALPQATLPHCDYFEAGRCRSCTLIETPIAAQLGAKQDRCRELLTGVPAAAWLPPVASPDRDFRNKAKLVVGGATGRVTLGILGPDGAGVDLRDCLIQSPGIRAAIPRLADFLDATGLAPYNVPQRRGELKLVHVTEAPGGALMLRFVVRTEQSLDRLRKRLPELRETLPRAAVISVNLLPEHKAVLEGDREELLLGSSLEMHLAVPEAAPGADVALHLLPQSFFQTNTAVAQALYAQAAEWVDRVDPASLWDLYCGVGGFALHCARHPGGAARDVLGVEVSEAAVRSAERSARDAGLPARFRAADATAFALGASEGDLPELVIVNPPRRGISPELAAWLERSGVPDVIYSSCNPESLRRDLADMPSFAVREARVFDMFPHTSHLEVAVLLER from the coding sequence ATGTCTCTCCCGCACTCGGCGCTCCCGCAAGCCACGCTCCCGCACTGCGACTACTTCGAGGCCGGGCGCTGCCGCTCCTGCACCCTCATCGAGACGCCGATCGCCGCGCAGCTCGGCGCCAAGCAGGACCGCTGCCGCGAGCTCCTCACGGGGGTTCCGGCCGCGGCCTGGCTGCCCCCGGTCGCGAGTCCCGACCGAGACTTCCGGAACAAGGCGAAGCTCGTGGTCGGCGGTGCGACGGGGCGGGTCACGCTCGGGATCTTGGGCCCGGACGGCGCCGGGGTGGATCTGCGCGACTGCCTGATCCAGTCGCCGGGGATCCGCGCCGCGATCCCGCGCCTCGCGGACTTCCTCGACGCGACAGGGCTGGCACCCTACAACGTGCCGCAGCGGCGGGGCGAGCTGAAACTGGTGCACGTCACCGAGGCTCCGGGCGGCGCGCTCATGCTGCGCTTCGTGGTGCGCACGGAGCAGTCCCTCGATCGACTGCGCAAGCGGCTCCCCGAGCTGCGCGAGACGCTGCCGCGGGCCGCGGTGATCTCGGTGAATCTGCTGCCGGAGCACAAGGCGGTGCTCGAGGGGGATCGCGAGGAGCTGCTGCTCGGATCCTCGCTCGAGATGCACCTCGCGGTCCCCGAAGCGGCGCCGGGCGCCGACGTCGCGCTCCACCTGCTGCCGCAGAGCTTTTTCCAGACCAACACGGCGGTCGCGCAGGCGCTCTACGCGCAGGCGGCGGAATGGGTCGACCGGGTGGATCCCGCGTCGCTCTGGGATCTCTACTGCGGCGTCGGCGGCTTCGCCCTGCACTGCGCCCGCCATCCCGGCGGTGCGGCCCGCGACGTGCTGGGGGTCGAGGTCAGCGAGGCCGCGGTGCGCTCCGCCGAGCGCAGTGCGCGCGACGCCGGGCTGCCTGCGCGTTTTCGCGCCGCCGACGCCACGGCCTTCGCGCTCGGGGCGAGTGAGGGCGATCTCCCCGAGCTCGTCATCGTGAATCCGCCGCGGCGCGGGATCAGCCCCGAGCTCGCGGCGTGGCTCGAGCGCAGCGGGGTGCCCGACGTCATCTACTCGAGCTGCAACCCCGAGAGCCTTCGGCGCGATCTCGCGGACATGCCGTCGTTCGCGGTGCGCGAGGCACGGGTGTTCGATATGTTCCCGCACACGAGCCACCTCGAGGTCGCGGTCCTCCTCGAACGCTGA
- a CDS encoding NRDE family protein has translation MCTVIVDVPADPRDPTRVLAVRDEDPARPWDAPGAWWPADYPGVRGVRDRRANGAWLAVADAPGRLAVILNRAEPVAPGSDGPLASRGRLVLASVAGGPAPDEPRTAAYNLVEVDAGRATVSSWDGAGVRRTELRPGVHMIAHHDLDDPRTTRITRWLPEFRAASLRDASAPQPDDWRARWIEVLARSAQLAPDDDAAIVRDNRAHGFPTLSLLVCLAEVGADAVELSEATLPAPGEWGDPTFTPA, from the coding sequence ATGTGCACCGTGATCGTCGATGTTCCGGCTGATCCTCGGGATCCGACTCGGGTGCTCGCGGTGCGGGACGAGGATCCCGCACGACCCTGGGACGCCCCCGGCGCGTGGTGGCCCGCCGACTATCCCGGGGTGCGCGGGGTGCGGGATCGGCGCGCGAACGGCGCCTGGCTCGCGGTCGCCGACGCCCCGGGACGGCTCGCCGTGATCCTGAATCGAGCCGAGCCCGTCGCACCCGGATCCGACGGCCCGCTCGCATCGCGGGGCCGTCTCGTCCTCGCCTCGGTCGCCGGGGGCCCCGCCCCGGACGAGCCGCGCACCGCCGCCTACAACCTCGTGGAGGTCGACGCGGGCCGCGCGACGGTGTCGAGTTGGGATGGCGCCGGTGTGCGGCGCACCGAGCTCCGACCCGGCGTGCACATGATCGCCCACCACGACCTCGACGACCCGCGCACGACGCGCATCACCCGATGGTTGCCCGAGTTCCGCGCGGCGTCGTTGCGGGACGCGTCCGCGCCGCAACCCGACGACTGGCGCGCGCGGTGGATCGAGGTCCTCGCGCGGAGCGCGCAGCTCGCCCCGGACGACGACGCCGCGATCGTGCGCGACAACCGCGCGCACGGCTTCCCCACGCTCTCGCTGCTCGTCTGCCTGGCCGAGGTCGGCGCCGACGCGGTCGAGCTCAGCGAGGCGACGCTCCCCGCACCCGGCGAGTGGGGTGACCCCACGTTCACTCCCGCGTGA